A single window of Ferrimonas balearica DSM 9799 DNA harbors:
- a CDS encoding imelysin family protein, with the protein MMNIQTLPWHRTALAAALTLALAACGESNSASPGPDYGGGNGDNGGVTPPPTDQFDQAALVANLADNVIAPTFADFAQRSAALNTAIGAYCDELEGSGDATAARTDAQAGWRDAMATWQFAELMQVGPLRDNNSNLRNKIYSWPVVSQCAVDQDVAYFEAGTINGTPYDITLRTETRKGLDALEYLLFNDNLDHRCSATTAPTGWNERPDAERALARCAFAEAVAADLTNNANTLVTAWGDYAPQLKAAGQPGSDWADIHEAVNDLSDALFYLDSVTKDRKLDAPYQQFAGSCNSAECDAALESALSGHSIANVSANLKALQALFSGDLNEATGTGFDDYLNEVGSGELANRMASDIEGAIATSEGYSQSLAQTLNDDPDRVQQTHADIKAVTDQMKVDFISALALDLPATSAGDND; encoded by the coding sequence ATGATGAACATTCAAACTCTCCCTTGGCACCGCACCGCCCTGGCCGCCGCGCTGACCCTGGCTCTGGCGGCCTGCGGTGAAAGCAACTCCGCCTCCCCCGGCCCGGATTACGGCGGCGGCAACGGCGACAATGGCGGTGTCACGCCCCCACCCACTGACCAGTTTGACCAGGCCGCCCTGGTGGCCAACCTGGCCGACAACGTGATTGCCCCCACGTTTGCCGACTTTGCCCAGCGCAGTGCCGCGCTGAACACCGCCATCGGCGCTTACTGTGATGAGCTGGAAGGCAGCGGCGACGCCACTGCGGCCCGCACCGACGCTCAGGCGGGCTGGCGCGACGCCATGGCCACCTGGCAGTTTGCCGAACTGATGCAGGTTGGTCCGCTGCGCGACAACAACAGCAACCTGCGCAACAAGATCTACTCCTGGCCGGTGGTCAGCCAGTGCGCCGTTGATCAGGACGTCGCCTACTTCGAGGCCGGTACCATCAACGGCACCCCCTATGACATCACCCTACGCACCGAAACCCGCAAGGGACTGGATGCGCTGGAATACCTGCTGTTTAACGACAATCTGGATCACCGCTGCAGCGCCACCACCGCCCCGACAGGCTGGAACGAGCGTCCGGACGCCGAACGCGCCCTGGCCCGATGCGCCTTTGCCGAAGCCGTGGCCGCCGATCTGACCAACAACGCCAATACCCTGGTGACCGCCTGGGGGGATTACGCCCCGCAGCTCAAAGCCGCAGGCCAACCGGGCAGTGACTGGGCCGACATCCACGAGGCGGTGAATGACCTGTCCGATGCGCTGTTCTACCTCGACAGCGTCACCAAGGACCGCAAGCTCGATGCGCCTTATCAGCAGTTTGCCGGCAGCTGCAACAGCGCCGAGTGCGATGCCGCACTCGAGTCCGCTCTGAGCGGCCACTCCATTGCGAACGTCAGCGCCAACCTGAAAGCCCTCCAGGCACTGTTCAGTGGCGATCTGAACGAGGCCACCGGCACCGGCTTCGACGACTACCTCAACGAAGTCGGCAGCGGCGAACTGGCCAACCGGATGGCCAGCGACATCGAGGGCGCCATCGCCACCAGCGAAGGCTACAGCCAGAGCCTGGCCCAGACCCTCAATGACGATCCGGACCGCGTTCAGCAGACCCATGCCGACATCAAAGCGGTGACCGACCAGATGAAGGTCGACTTTATCAGCGCCCTGGCGCTGGACCTGCCCGCCACCTCTGCCGGAGATAACGATTGA
- a CDS encoding DUF4856 domain-containing protein, with translation MTMKKTLLASAILTAMLTACGGGSSSDSTPTPSNSAPTDIALSNASVDENATAATIGQLSATDADAGDTFTFSSSDARVAIDGTTLSLAEGVKLNFEDTASIDVEVSVADSAGNSFSKTLTISVNDLLDTYAFPSRFGDGSSVSYGGQTTRHVLIAELNHYIGNQLQNDVETGVLTTKDAVIAKLTSFYAMTAEEYDLVADDFAVQFLDGTRQTVLRDLSSSHKDLSGKIAGNDATGQHKDWNGSDFAGWGATGSTTPENLVYTLFDMLGDNAQAYLDGGIRQDINGNAITSIYLTEDGRDLKQLIQKFLLMSVAYSQGADDYLDYDLDGKGLNSDNVSNKDDKGYTALEHTYDEGFGYFGAARDYLDYSDDELAQKGGRDDWQGMHDTNGDGVIDLNSEYNFGQSTNAAKRDRGATVATDMTAAAMNAFLQGRQIITDADGALTTEQMDALKAQVTIALENWEMAIVATVVHYINDTNADLAKLAAADEDFSYSDLAKHWSEMKGFALGLQFNPKAPLTDAQFEQLHSLIGDMPVMSGDIAAYQADLMTARQLLADAYEIASDNAANW, from the coding sequence ATGACGATGAAAAAAACGCTGCTGGCTTCCGCCATTCTCACTGCCATGTTGACCGCTTGTGGTGGGGGCTCCAGCTCCGACTCCACCCCCACTCCAAGCAACAGCGCGCCCACTGACATCGCCCTTTCCAACGCCAGCGTGGATGAAAACGCCACAGCCGCCACCATCGGCCAACTCAGTGCCACCGATGCTGACGCGGGCGACACCTTCACCTTCAGCAGCAGCGACGCACGCGTCGCCATCGATGGCACCACCCTCTCTCTGGCCGAAGGCGTAAAGCTGAACTTCGAAGACACCGCCAGCATCGACGTAGAGGTTTCGGTTGCCGACAGCGCTGGCAACAGCTTCAGCAAAACCCTGACCATCAGCGTCAACGACCTGCTGGATACCTACGCCTTCCCCAGCCGCTTTGGTGACGGCTCCAGCGTCAGCTACGGCGGCCAGACCACCCGCCACGTGCTGATTGCTGAACTGAACCACTACATCGGCAACCAACTGCAGAACGATGTTGAAACCGGTGTGCTGACCACCAAAGACGCGGTCATCGCCAAGTTGACCTCCTTCTACGCCATGACGGCGGAAGAGTATGACCTGGTGGCCGATGACTTTGCCGTGCAGTTCCTTGATGGCACCCGCCAGACCGTACTGCGTGACCTGTCCAGCTCCCACAAAGACCTGTCCGGCAAGATCGCCGGCAACGACGCCACCGGTCAGCACAAAGACTGGAACGGCAGCGACTTTGCCGGCTGGGGCGCCACCGGTTCCACCACGCCTGAGAACCTGGTTTACACCCTGTTCGATATGCTGGGTGATAACGCTCAGGCATACCTCGACGGTGGCATCCGCCAGGACATCAACGGCAACGCCATCACCAGCATCTACCTGACCGAAGATGGTCGCGATCTGAAGCAACTGATCCAGAAGTTCCTGCTGATGTCCGTAGCCTATTCTCAGGGCGCGGATGACTACCTGGACTACGACCTCGACGGCAAGGGTCTTAACTCCGACAACGTCAGCAACAAGGACGATAAGGGCTACACCGCACTGGAGCATACCTACGACGAAGGCTTTGGCTACTTTGGTGCCGCCCGGGACTACCTGGATTACAGCGATGATGAGCTGGCCCAGAAGGGTGGCCGTGACGACTGGCAAGGGATGCACGACACCAACGGTGACGGCGTTATCGACCTGAACAGCGAGTACAACTTTGGCCAATCCACCAACGCCGCCAAGCGCGACCGTGGCGCCACCGTTGCCACCGACATGACCGCCGCCGCCATGAACGCCTTCCTGCAGGGCCGCCAGATCATCACCGATGCTGACGGCGCACTGACCACCGAGCAGATGGACGCGCTGAAAGCTCAGGTGACCATCGCTCTGGAGAACTGGGAGATGGCCATCGTTGCCACCGTGGTGCACTACATCAACGACACCAACGCCGACCTGGCCAAGCTGGCTGCCGCTGATGAGGATTTCAGCTACAGCGATCTGGCCAAGCACTGGTCCGAAATGAAGGGCTTTGCTCTGGGCCTGCAGTTCAACCCCAAGGCGCCGCTGACCGATGCTCAGTTTGAACAGCTGCACAGCCTGATCGGCGACATGCCGGTGATGAGCGGTGACATCGCTGCCTACCAGGCGGACCTGATGACCGCCCGCCAGCTGCTGGCCGACGCTTATGAGATTGCTTCTGATAACGCCGCCAACTGGTAA
- a CDS encoding TonB-dependent receptor family protein — MSSVTPTGRYSALAASIALALCGQAAAAENDNNNDTQVRYDETLQIIGHQDKLRTEAGSATLLDELQLDKFKYDDIERILAFVPGVNIRSEDGFGLRPNIGFRGVTPERSKKITLMEDGVLIAPAPYSASAAYYFPLMSKITSVEVFKGPAAIQYGPYTVAGALNMTTRAVPEFREGQLDLSGGSDGYFKAHGYYGDSIGNIGFLLDGVHVQSDGFKQLDGGGDTGFDKNEIMAKLRYTLEGERLSQVFELKMVYADEASNETYLGLTDADFDANPYRRYAASANDRMTWDHTQFQFNHFLAGDNFDLTTRVYRNDFERAWRKLNGFESQSNPATDRDLSTILQNPNDGINAIYYDVLTGAKDSEHAFENLVLGTNDREYYAQGIQTDLRWAFELLSLQHNVQAGVRYHEDEIQRNHTEDSFRMTDGQLVSTGAATITATLNTEKTEAWSLYLQDTLVWDALELTLGVRGEFLDQFYQNNQPGAEGDYLRKESDIWLPGASVFYRLTDDLGVFVGVHEGYVPTSPQQNPAVESETSINYELGSRFGNGNTQVEAVAFFNDFDNLKESCTFSASASCSSSIDEEYNGGEVDVYGLEFSASHTLRGMGFDWPLSLVYTYTDSEFKTDFESDFTMWGDVSKGDPLPYLPEHQATLGLGMAGNQWEANVLVRYQSEMWEASGQGVTLSGVKTTAFTTVDLAASYDFGDWGEMYGKVDNLLDEAEIVSRRPYGARPNKPQQFVVGYRIGF; from the coding sequence ATGAGCAGCGTGACCCCGACCGGCCGTTACAGTGCCCTGGCCGCCAGCATCGCGCTGGCTCTGTGTGGCCAGGCCGCCGCGGCTGAAAACGACAACAATAACGACACCCAGGTGCGTTACGACGAAACCCTGCAGATCATCGGCCACCAGGACAAACTGCGCACCGAAGCCGGCTCGGCCACCCTGCTGGATGAGCTGCAGCTGGACAAGTTCAAGTACGACGACATCGAGCGCATCCTTGCGTTTGTGCCTGGCGTGAACATCCGTTCCGAAGATGGCTTTGGCCTGCGCCCCAATATCGGTTTCCGGGGTGTGACGCCGGAGCGCAGCAAAAAGATCACCCTGATGGAGGATGGCGTGCTGATCGCCCCGGCGCCCTACTCCGCCTCTGCCGCTTACTACTTCCCGCTGATGTCCAAGATCACCTCGGTTGAGGTGTTTAAAGGCCCCGCCGCCATCCAATACGGTCCCTACACCGTGGCCGGTGCGCTCAACATGACCACCCGGGCGGTGCCGGAGTTCCGCGAAGGGCAGCTTGACCTGTCCGGCGGCAGCGATGGTTATTTCAAGGCACACGGTTACTACGGTGACAGCATCGGCAACATTGGCTTCTTGCTGGATGGTGTGCACGTTCAGAGCGACGGTTTTAAGCAACTGGACGGCGGTGGCGACACCGGTTTCGACAAGAACGAGATCATGGCCAAGCTGCGCTACACCCTGGAGGGGGAGCGCCTCTCCCAGGTGTTTGAGCTGAAGATGGTGTACGCCGATGAAGCCTCCAACGAAACCTACCTGGGCCTGACCGACGCCGACTTCGACGCCAACCCCTACCGCCGCTACGCTGCCAGCGCCAACGACCGGATGACCTGGGACCACACCCAATTCCAGTTCAACCACTTTCTGGCCGGGGACAACTTTGACCTGACCACCCGGGTCTACCGCAACGACTTTGAGCGGGCCTGGCGCAAGCTCAATGGCTTTGAATCCCAGAGCAACCCGGCCACCGACCGCGACCTCTCTACCATCCTGCAAAACCCCAATGACGGCATCAACGCCATCTACTACGACGTGCTGACCGGCGCCAAAGACAGCGAGCATGCGTTTGAAAACCTGGTGCTGGGCACCAACGACCGGGAGTACTACGCCCAGGGGATCCAGACCGACCTGCGTTGGGCCTTTGAGCTGCTGTCCCTGCAACACAACGTTCAGGCCGGTGTGCGCTACCACGAGGATGAGATCCAGCGTAACCACACCGAAGACAGCTTCCGCATGACCGATGGCCAACTGGTCAGCACCGGCGCGGCCACCATCACCGCTACCCTCAATACCGAAAAAACCGAGGCCTGGTCGCTGTACCTGCAGGACACTCTGGTGTGGGATGCACTGGAGCTGACCCTCGGGGTGCGCGGCGAGTTTCTCGACCAGTTCTACCAGAACAACCAGCCCGGTGCGGAAGGTGACTACCTGCGCAAAGAGAGTGACATCTGGTTGCCGGGGGCCAGCGTGTTCTACCGGCTGACCGATGATCTGGGTGTTTTTGTCGGGGTACATGAGGGTTACGTTCCCACCAGTCCGCAGCAGAACCCGGCGGTGGAGAGTGAAACCAGCATCAACTATGAACTGGGCAGCCGATTCGGTAACGGCAACACCCAGGTGGAAGCGGTGGCGTTCTTCAACGACTTCGACAACCTCAAGGAGAGCTGCACCTTCTCCGCCTCCGCCTCGTGTTCCAGCAGTATCGACGAGGAGTACAACGGCGGCGAAGTGGACGTTTACGGCCTGGAGTTCAGCGCCAGCCATACCCTGCGGGGGATGGGCTTCGATTGGCCGCTGTCGCTGGTTTACACCTACACCGATTCGGAGTTCAAAACCGATTTTGAGTCCGACTTCACCATGTGGGGCGACGTCAGCAAAGGCGACCCGCTGCCTTACCTGCCGGAGCACCAGGCCACCCTCGGCCTCGGGATGGCGGGCAACCAGTGGGAAGCCAATGTGCTGGTGCGCTACCAGAGCGAGATGTGGGAAGCCTCCGGCCAGGGAGTCACCCTGAGCGGGGTAAAAACCACCGCCTTCACCACCGTCGATCTGGCCGCCAGCTACGACTTTGGTGACTGGGGCGAGATGTACGGCAAGGTGGACAACCTGCTGGATGAGGCGGAGATCGTCAGCCGTCGCCCCTATGGTGCCCGTCCCAACAAACCGCAGCAGTTTGTGGTGGGTTATCGCATCGGCTTTTGA
- a CDS encoding cytochrome P460 family protein, protein MRCWWRQVTALGVVLGLSGLNSSIAAGPSNGLSYPQGWQDWSTLAVSHRTDNGTVRVILGNEIAIAAARRGETQPWPDGAILGKVVWKAEALADWPAAIGPGAFVHAEFMARAEDAGETGWRWGRWVGAELTPFEQGDAQCIACHSPVKSRDWVFTEPAAVPLDPDG, encoded by the coding sequence ATGCGGTGTTGGTGGAGGCAGGTGACGGCGCTTGGCGTGGTGTTGGGGCTTTCAGGACTGAACAGTAGTATTGCTGCAGGCCCATCCAATGGTCTTAGTTATCCGCAGGGGTGGCAGGATTGGTCGACGTTGGCGGTGTCCCATCGTACCGACAATGGCACCGTCCGGGTGATCCTGGGCAATGAGATTGCGATCGCGGCGGCGCGTCGGGGGGAAACACAACCCTGGCCGGACGGCGCGATACTGGGCAAGGTGGTGTGGAAAGCGGAAGCGCTGGCGGACTGGCCGGCTGCCATTGGCCCGGGAGCATTTGTTCACGCCGAATTTATGGCCCGGGCTGAGGACGCGGGTGAGACCGGATGGCGCTGGGGCCGTTGGGTTGGGGCTGAGCTGACCCCATTTGAGCAAGGCGATGCGCAGTGCATCGCCTGTCATTCGCCGGTGAAATCGCGGGACTGGGTGTTTACCGAACCTGCTGCGGTTCCCCTCGATCCCGACGGGTGA
- the ablB gene encoding putative beta-lysine N-acetyltransferase produces the protein MNSLLASLTDSPQAGFQFDQVLHHAGATLQHGPNNDRVYLMSLGQADPHEVLCEVHHLADQHGYGKIFAKLPHTQAEPFLNQGYRVEARIPDFYPDADAVFLGHYPEPERAQVAEPEALHTTLQQATLDLKPDGRSRHDPAIRLMHEADVDKMAALYRQVFPSYPFPITDRDFLLETMADNVAYFGVEKDGALLALASAEQCHQSGTVEMTDFATAPAARGQGWAQRLLAQMELAMEAQGHRVAYTIARAVSVGMNRTFARRQYQMAGRLVNNTQISGQIESMNVWYKPLRPASNGG, from the coding sequence ATGAATTCCCTACTCGCCAGTTTGACCGACAGTCCTCAAGCCGGCTTTCAGTTTGACCAGGTGTTGCACCATGCCGGTGCCACCCTGCAGCATGGCCCCAATAATGACCGCGTCTACCTGATGTCGCTGGGCCAAGCCGACCCGCACGAGGTGTTGTGTGAAGTGCACCACCTCGCCGACCAGCATGGCTACGGCAAGATCTTCGCCAAGCTGCCGCACACTCAGGCGGAGCCCTTTCTTAATCAGGGCTACCGGGTGGAAGCCCGCATCCCCGACTTCTATCCGGATGCCGATGCGGTGTTTCTGGGCCACTACCCGGAACCTGAACGAGCGCAAGTGGCCGAACCGGAAGCGCTGCATACTACGCTGCAGCAGGCCACTCTGGACCTGAAGCCGGATGGTCGCAGTCGCCATGATCCCGCCATCCGCCTGATGCATGAAGCCGATGTGGACAAGATGGCCGCGCTCTACCGCCAGGTATTTCCCAGCTACCCCTTTCCCATTACCGATCGGGACTTCCTGCTGGAAACCATGGCGGATAACGTTGCGTACTTTGGGGTTGAGAAGGATGGGGCATTGCTGGCACTGGCTTCTGCTGAACAGTGCCATCAAAGCGGCACAGTGGAGATGACCGACTTTGCCACCGCCCCTGCCGCTCGCGGCCAGGGCTGGGCTCAGCGTTTGTTGGCTCAGATGGAGCTGGCGATGGAAGCACAAGGGCATCGCGTGGCTTATACCATCGCCCGCGCCGTCTCAGTCGGGATGAACCGTACCTTTGCCCGCCGCCAATACCAGATGGCGGGACGGTTGGTGAACAACACCCAGATCAGCGGCCAGATCGAATCGATGAACGTCTGGTATAAGCCGTTACGTCCGGCATCGAACGGGGGCTGA